One genomic window of Cannabis sativa cultivar Pink pepper isolate KNU-18-1 chromosome 2, ASM2916894v1, whole genome shotgun sequence includes the following:
- the LOC115719389 gene encoding DEAD-box ATP-dependent RNA helicase 52A isoform X2, producing MSYVPPHLRNLISSTTTTTTTTSKSNTSPTLTLATDCTNLSYTSNSNSYSNGFRRSSSTLSPLPDPVFPLWNPSQRVLTMSPDQVEEVRCRLNVDVTSAPDSEPAPAPIESFEDMCLHPSIMKDIAYHEYTRPTSIQAQAMPVALSGRDLLGCAETGSGKTAAFAIPMIQHCLAQSPVRRGDGPLALVLAPTRELAQQIEKEVKAFSKSLESFKTAIVVGGTNISDQRSELRAGVDIVVATPGRFIDHLQQGNSSLSRVSFVVLDEADRMLDMGFEPQIREVMRSLPEKHQTLLFSATMPVEIETLTQEYLSSPVQVKVGKVSSPTANVSQNLVKVPDSEKLDRLLALLVEESSHAERSGHPFPLTIVFVERKTRCDEVAEALVAQGLQAVALHGGRSQNEREAALRNFRNGTTSILVATDVASRGLDVSGVAHVINLDLPKKF from the exons ATGTCTTACGTACCTCCACACTTGAGGAACTTGATCAGCtcaaccaccaccaccacaacCACCACCTCCAAATCCAATACCTCACCAACACTCACCCTCGCTACTGATTGCACTAATCTCTCCTACACCTCCAATTCCAATTCCTACTCCAATGGCTTCCGCCGCTCCTCCTCCACTCTTTCTCCCTTGCCTGACCCTGTTTTTCCTCTCTGGAATCCCTCCCAGCGAGTCCTCACCATGAGCCCCGACCAG GTTGAAGAGGTTCGTTGTCGACTCAACGTTGATGTTACTTCTGCCCCCGATTCAGAGCCTGCGCCTGCACCAATTGAATCTTTTGAAGATATG TGTCTGCACCCTAGTATAATGAAGGATATAGCTTATCATGAATATACCAGGCCAACTTCTATTCAGGCTCAAGCAATGCCAGTTGCCCTCAGTGGTCGGGATTTATTGGGTTGTGCTGAAACTGGTAGTGGTAAAACAGCTGCATTTGCCATTCCAATGATACAG CATTGCTTGGCTCAGTCTCCCGTTCGTCGTGGTGATGGGCCTCTAGCGCTGGTATTAGCTCCAACTAGAGAGCTTGCTCAACAAATTGAGAAGGAG GTTAAGGCTTTTAGCAAATCTCTCGAGTCATTTAAAACTGCAATTGTTGTTGGTGGGACAAATATATCTGACCAG AGGTCTGAGCTACGAGCTGGAGTGGACATAGTTGTTGCTACTCCTGGACGATTTATCGATCATTTGCAGCAAGGAAATAGTTCACTTTCAAGAGTTTCATTTGTTGTTCTAGATGAGGCTGACAGAATGCTTGACATGGGGTTTGAGCCTCAGATAAGAGAA GTGATGAGGAGTCTTCCTGAAAAGCATCAAACTTTGTTGTTTAGTGCCACCATGCCCGTGGAGATTGAAACACTAACACAG gAATACTTATCCAGCCCTGTGCAAGTGAAGGTAGGAAAAGTTAGTAGCCCAACAGCAAATGTATCTCAAAATCTGGTGAAGGTTCCTGACAGTGAGAAG CTTGATCGGCTTCTAGCTCTTCTTGTAGAAGAATCATCTCATGCTGAAAGATCTGGTCATCCTTTTCCCTTAACTATTGTCTTTGTGGAGAGGAAG ACAAGATGTGATGAAGTTGCTGAAGCTTTGGTAGCACAAGGTTTACAAGCCGTTGCTCTTCATGGAGGCCGCTCACAGAATGAGAGAGAGGCTGCTTTACGCAATTTTAGGAATGGCACTACTAGTATTTTG GTTGCCACAGATGTTGCATCTCGTGGTTTGGATGTCTCAGGAGTTGCTCATGTTATCAATCTAGATCTTCCAAAG AAATTCTGA
- the LOC115718091 gene encoding uncharacterized protein LOC115718091, which produces MAASSQHVLDLNEQYAQISLDDEEEGILIGGEEEGEEFAFDDRWCLVGKFLTGRTLDFDPMRHIMASLWQPGKGVYIRELDTNRYLFQFYHELDVQSVVDGSPWTFNKCPLVFHRLRKGEDPKVVHLHKMDFWVQLHDLKSGFMLERVVKSAGEYIGGYAKSDPKNFNGIWRDYLQVRATIDVNKPLKQRMKLCKENGADEKKKNYLIGAQWLQTRNEASGAVGGGGVSRASGAGCEASYSPKIMEVDRHDDEDNHDPMILGKNQDDVIKDGGVDHGQDIGEGQSQIKGGNVADLNEDDLLLIIDHKRRRMGKEKVAISGDKAQSKVDNEVDCYVDVAGSKNGSQVGLGSQAHPSL; this is translated from the exons ATGGCTGCTAGTAGTCAACATGTTCTTGATCTGAATGAGCAGTATGCTCAGATCAGTTTGGATGATGAGGAAGAGGGGATTCTCATTGGAGGAGAGGAGGAAGGAGAGGAGTTTGCTTTTGATGATCGGTGGTGTTTGGTGGGAAAGTTTCTCACGGGTAGGACACTGGATTTTGATCCAATGAGGCATATAATGGCTTCGTTGTGGCAACCGGGAAAGGGTGTGTATATCAGAGAATTGGATACCAATAGATATCTTTTTCAATTCTATCATGAATTGGATGTTCAATCGGTCGTGGATGGGAGCCCCTGGACGTTTAACAAATGTCCTCTTGTTTTCCATCGTTTGAGGAAGGGAGAGGACCCGAAGGTAGTGCATTTACACAAAATGGATTTTTGGGTTCAGCTTCACGATCTAAAGTCTGGTTTTATGTTAGAGAGGGTGGTCAAGAGTGCTGGTGAATATATTGGTGGATATGCCAAGTCTGACCCAAAGAACTTCAATGGAATATGGAGAGATTATCTCCAGGTGAGAGCAACCATTGATGTTAATAAACCATTAAAACAGAGAATGAAGCTTTGCAAGGAAAATG GCgcagatgaaaaaaaaaagaattacttGATCGGAGCACAGTGGTTACAGACGAGGAATGAGGCTAGCGGAGCTGTCGGGGGAGGTGGTGTTTCACGAGCTTCTGGTGCCGGATGTGAAGCGTCTTACTCGCCTAAAATTATGGAAGTTGATCGTCATGATGATGAAGACAATCACGATCCCATGATTTTAGGAAAGAATCAAGATGATGTCATTAAAGATGGAGGAGTGGATCATGGACAGGATATTGGGGAGGGTCAAAGCCAAATCAAAGGAGGTAATGTAGCTGATTTAAATGAGGATGATTTGCTTCTTATCATTGATCATAAGAGAAGACGTATGGGGAAAGAAAAGGTGGCAATCAGTGGGGATAAGGCTCAATCAAAGGTGGATAATGAAGTGGATTGTTATGTTGATGTTGCTGGATCAAAAAACGGATCACAGGTGGGCCTTGGTTCTCAGGCCCACCCATCATTATGA
- the LOC115719389 gene encoding DEAD-box ATP-dependent RNA helicase 20 isoform X1: MSYVPPHLRNLISSTTTTTTTTSKSNTSPTLTLATDCTNLSYTSNSNSYSNGFRRSSSTLSPLPDPVFPLWNPSQRVLTMSPDQVEEVRCRLNVDVTSAPDSEPAPAPIESFEDMCLHPSIMKDIAYHEYTRPTSIQAQAMPVALSGRDLLGCAETGSGKTAAFAIPMIQHCLAQSPVRRGDGPLALVLAPTRELAQQIEKEVKAFSKSLESFKTAIVVGGTNISDQRSELRAGVDIVVATPGRFIDHLQQGNSSLSRVSFVVLDEADRMLDMGFEPQIREVMRSLPEKHQTLLFSATMPVEIETLTQEYLSSPVQVKVGKVSSPTANVSQNLVKVPDSEKLDRLLALLVEESSHAERSGHPFPLTIVFVERKTRCDEVAEALVAQGLQAVALHGGRSQNEREAALRNFRNGTTSILVATDVASRGLDVSGVAHVINLDLPKSMEDYVHRIGRTGRAGSMGQATSFYTDRDMFLVAQIKKAIAEVESGNIVTFATGKVARRKEKEAAVAQKEARMALSKLSMMGPNSLNIEDKYRFMIASSNIKREGSADSAWDD, translated from the exons ATGTCTTACGTACCTCCACACTTGAGGAACTTGATCAGCtcaaccaccaccaccacaacCACCACCTCCAAATCCAATACCTCACCAACACTCACCCTCGCTACTGATTGCACTAATCTCTCCTACACCTCCAATTCCAATTCCTACTCCAATGGCTTCCGCCGCTCCTCCTCCACTCTTTCTCCCTTGCCTGACCCTGTTTTTCCTCTCTGGAATCCCTCCCAGCGAGTCCTCACCATGAGCCCCGACCAG GTTGAAGAGGTTCGTTGTCGACTCAACGTTGATGTTACTTCTGCCCCCGATTCAGAGCCTGCGCCTGCACCAATTGAATCTTTTGAAGATATG TGTCTGCACCCTAGTATAATGAAGGATATAGCTTATCATGAATATACCAGGCCAACTTCTATTCAGGCTCAAGCAATGCCAGTTGCCCTCAGTGGTCGGGATTTATTGGGTTGTGCTGAAACTGGTAGTGGTAAAACAGCTGCATTTGCCATTCCAATGATACAG CATTGCTTGGCTCAGTCTCCCGTTCGTCGTGGTGATGGGCCTCTAGCGCTGGTATTAGCTCCAACTAGAGAGCTTGCTCAACAAATTGAGAAGGAG GTTAAGGCTTTTAGCAAATCTCTCGAGTCATTTAAAACTGCAATTGTTGTTGGTGGGACAAATATATCTGACCAG AGGTCTGAGCTACGAGCTGGAGTGGACATAGTTGTTGCTACTCCTGGACGATTTATCGATCATTTGCAGCAAGGAAATAGTTCACTTTCAAGAGTTTCATTTGTTGTTCTAGATGAGGCTGACAGAATGCTTGACATGGGGTTTGAGCCTCAGATAAGAGAA GTGATGAGGAGTCTTCCTGAAAAGCATCAAACTTTGTTGTTTAGTGCCACCATGCCCGTGGAGATTGAAACACTAACACAG gAATACTTATCCAGCCCTGTGCAAGTGAAGGTAGGAAAAGTTAGTAGCCCAACAGCAAATGTATCTCAAAATCTGGTGAAGGTTCCTGACAGTGAGAAG CTTGATCGGCTTCTAGCTCTTCTTGTAGAAGAATCATCTCATGCTGAAAGATCTGGTCATCCTTTTCCCTTAACTATTGTCTTTGTGGAGAGGAAG ACAAGATGTGATGAAGTTGCTGAAGCTTTGGTAGCACAAGGTTTACAAGCCGTTGCTCTTCATGGAGGCCGCTCACAGAATGAGAGAGAGGCTGCTTTACGCAATTTTAGGAATGGCACTACTAGTATTTTG GTTGCCACAGATGTTGCATCTCGTGGTTTGGATGTCTCAGGAGTTGCTCATGTTATCAATCTAGATCTTCCAAAG AGCATGGAAGATTATGTACACCGAATTGGAAGGACAGGCAGAGCAGGATCAATGGGTCAAGCTACTTCATTTTACACTGATCGTGATATG TTCCTTGTTGCACAAATAAAGAAAGCAATAGCAGAAGTCGAATCTGGAAATATTGTTACATTTGCGACAGGGAAG GTTGCTAGAAGGAAAGAGAAAGAAGCTGCAGTGGCTCAAAAAGAAGCTAGGATGGCTCTTTCTAAGCTCTCAATGATGGGACCCAATTCATTAAACATCGAGGACAAGTATAGGTTCATGATTGCTTCATCGAATATCAAAAGAGAGGGATCAGCTGATAGTGCTTGGGATGATTAG